CTTTACATCTGTGGCTTTTGGTTGCTGGTGGTGTTGCTGGTGGTGTCTggcactggggcttgaacccaggagagctctaccactgagccatagccccagtcctatttatttatttatttgtttatttattcatttaaattctgaGACGGGGTCTAacgaagttgctgagggtcttgctaaattgctgaggatggcctcaaaattgcaatccgcctgcctcagcctcccgagtcactgggatcacaggtgtgcgccaccatccCTGGCTACATTTGTATCTTATTGTCCACTAATATCTGGTTCCCTCCACGACGCCATGGTGGCAGGACCAAGGGCGACTTTCATTTGCACAGTTCCTGGTTCTTCATAGGCACTTCATAAattcaggaggaagaggagacagacgtagagatgaagaaggaaaattaaataattctcaAAGGGTCCTGTAGGGCCATCATGGAGAAGCCTGGTCTGGGGGACCCCAGCCCAACCACAGAGGGCCTGAACCAAGGAAGACAGGCAGAGAACTGGTTCTGGAAAGGAAGGAGCCTGCCAAGCACAGGGGGCATCCCAGGCCTTCCATCTTTGGAACCAACCACCCGGCTCAACTCTGCCTCCTTCAACGACCTACCAGGTTGACACTTGGAATCTGGGAACCAGATGGTCCTTACAGATCACCTCGCCCAGCCTTCTTTCCATCTCCACATGggaaaatgagacccagagaTGGGAAAGGTCTCATCGGCTTATGGCCAGTGGCAGAGTTGGGGGACCCCCAGGCCTCCCCTCTCCCTGGGCGGGCTTCTGCCATCTACACGAGGCTGCATTTCCTGAAAACAGCGTATCTCCTGCAGCCCCGAGCATGGCTAGTTGTGGAAACATCACATACTTGGGTCTCCAAAGCAGAACATCCTTGAAAACGACCTCGCGGGGGTCCTGCATCTGAGCCCGGAGCTCCTCTGCCTCGGTCCTCAGCACGGGCAATCTCTCCTTCAATCCTTCTATGAACTGAGGGGCGAGGcacagcgggggggggggggggaagaggcCCAGTGGCCCCCAATTAAAGGGAGAGAAGGGCAAATGCCAGGAGTAGGGACATCTGGGAACAGTGTGTGGGCTTTGTCCCCAGGACGTGGTGGACCAAGACAGGAGACCTCCCGATCAGGGTAGGGCTGGCTCACAGCTGGTGACAGTGTCTCACAGTGATGCAAAGGTGAGGGGCTGGTGAGGGCGGGGACCTGCTGCGGGGAGGCCTTGCGGGACCGTGAGAATTAAGGGAGGCTGGCCCAGCTGGTGACGGGCGCTCATGGCCAGTGAAAACCGAGAAAGGTGCCAGATGATGAGAGTCAATTCAagaggtggtgatggtgacgTTCGTGATGCCCTAACGGGTGGTGGCCAATGACAGGGTCTGAGGGGTGAAGAGGGCAGAGGCTGACGGTTGAGCAGCGATGGGGGACACGCTGCTCACGTGTCACCACCAGTGATGGTAGTTGGCGAGGGGTGgcctaggccagcctcagctcctTCCCGATGAATAACAAGCAGCAGTAATGGCACTGGCCAGGAGGAAGGCCGACACCAGAGCCAGGGACCTCCAGAGCAGCAGCCAGGGTAACCCCACCCCTGAGAGGGACCCTGGGCTTCCTTGTCCGCTCACCTCTGTGACCGTGCTTCTGCCCCTCTGCCTGAGCTGGCTGTCCTGGACCTTGTGCAGAAGAGCCTCCTCGTGGGGGTGCAGGGTTCTCTGTGGGAGCAGGAGAGGTCCGTGCACTGGGCGCCTCTTCCGGGGCAGCAGCACAtggctggggggtgggggtgcaggggCAGAGGACTGGGAAGAGGGCAGatggggcaggacccagagacccgccatgGCAGCTGACCACTCACCTTCGCCAGAGacctcagaatttttttcttcttctccaaaATCTTGTTGGACAGCGACTCCAGGACCATTCTGCGCATCTCGCTGAGGTTATCCAGCTCATCCTGGGGGCCAGCAGAAGCGGGTTGGCCACCCGCCCTGCCTCCCATGGTCCAGTGCAGCCAGGCCAGGGGCTCTCCCTACCTGCTGGTCGTCCTTGGCCTGCTGAAGCTGGCGTGCAAGGTTGGCGATGTGGACCGACCGCACAGGATATTCATGGTCCATGTACGTGCTCAGGAAGTTCACCTCCTCTTGGGTCTTCTGGACTTTGGCATTCAGCTGCTCCACCTGCAGCACCAGGGCTAGGAAGGACGGAGAGGAGAGGTCGGAGGGACAGGAGGCAGGGCCTCCGCTCCCCAGGAGACCCAGGCTCTCCCTGGTCAATGGACTGGGGTCTGCACCGAGATGAGCTCACACAAGCCCGGGCAGAGGTGAAAAGTCAAGTCCCCAGAGAGTGACCTGGGCCTGCGAGGGAAGAGGCAACGCTGAGAGAGAGAAGCTAAACGGCTGCAAGATCCCTAGACCAGCAGGGCGCAGGGGtgcgcctgtcatcccagcggctcgggaggctgaggcaggaggatcatgagttcaaagccaacctcagcaatttagcgaggccctaagcaactcagtgagaccctgtctcttaacaaaatacaaaaaagggctgcagaCATGGCTCAGTAATTGAATGTCCCTGAGTGtgatccccggtaccaaaaaatttaaaaattcaaaaaaatctcTGGACCAGTCCAGCTCTGCGGGCTGCTACATGATTCTCCTCAAGCACGTCCCTCCTGAACCTCGGCCTCCTCAGACATGCGCCCAGGGAACTGAGACCAGGGAGACAGGGACACAATCTCCAGTGGTCTACGCTGCTTCCTCTGGGGACGGGTTCCCAGCGTCTAAGGCTAGCTGGTCAGtgctccctgccccctccaggcTGCTCAAGGCCCTGCAGGCTGGAAGCCAGGAGACCTGGGTCCTCGCCTGGCCACTGGCTCCCAGAGGAACCTTGTAAACAAAGCGAGGCTAGGACTGGGTTCTGGCTCcgagctgtgtgaccttcaacaggctcctctgcctccctgagctgcagtttcctcatctgtaaaatgggaaagcAGCCCATTTCACAGGCAGTTGTAATggctgaggaagaaaaaaatgcagacaCACGAGGCCTAGAAAGTGCCAGCAGCTGGGTACGCAAGCCACCAGCTCTGCATCTGGGGAGCTCTGTCTGCCGAGGAGGGAGGGGCCGGCGGCTTCTGAAGGCAGGGTGGGCGAATGCCCCAGCCGTCCTCCCAGAGGGTCCAGGGTGGGCCAGGGGTTTGTCCCGAGGCTCCTTACAGCTGATCTTGCTTTCCTCCTTATGTTCCCAGTCCTCGAGCTCAGACTTCAGCTGCTGCAGCCTCTTTCTGTTGGAGCACTCCAAGATGTCGATGATGCTCTGCGGGAATGCTGGGGTCAGCGCACCCCGGCCTCTGCGGCTCAGCCTCACGGCAGGCTGCGGCCACCTGGCACCTCGGAGGAGGAGTTCCCCGTGACACCCCACTCCCAGGCCCAGCAACCCGACTAGAGACTGGAGAACCGCCTCCTACCCGCCCCCCACAAACTCCTTACCTTGACTGACGAGGCCCCCTGATCTGGCCTGGACCTACCTCACCTCCTGTGACTCCTTCCTCACACCTACAGTCAACCACGCTGAGTAAAATGTGGCCCTGGGCCAGCTAGGGTCCCTCCCACCCAGGTCTGTTTCCCCTGCCTGCAACATGTACCTGGTCTCCACCAGTTAACTTTTTTCCACATTTCACCCCAGGAATCACTTTCTGCAAGAAGCTGTCTTAGAGTTCCCATGTGTCAGTAAGTGGTCCCCTCTGAGTTCCCCAGTTCCCTACCTCCTACGTGTGAGAATTTCTAACTGCCTGTGACCCCAATGGAAGGAAGAGCTTAATGTAGGCAGGGCGTCTCAAATGGCTGTTCCCAAGGAGCCAGGGGAGCATCCAGGATGTACAAAAGATGTATAAATGGACCAACTGAGAAAGGTTTCAAGAAGGTTTTACTAAGCTTCCTTAGACTGAATTACTGTATGTCCTTGGCCTTAGTCCCTGTTATAAGCTGAACTGTTTGCCCCAAAATTCATAGATTAaagccccagcccccaccaggactgtatttggagacagggactTTCGGGAGGTAATTAAAGTTCAACAAGGTCACAAAGGTGTGGGCCTCAACCGATAGGTCTGGTGTCCTCATAAACAGAGAAAGcagccgggcgtggtggcgcatgcctgtaatcccagcagctcgggaggctgaggcaggaggatcctgagttcaaagccagcctcagcaaaagcaaggcgctaagcaactcagtgagacctgtctctaaatacaatacaaaatagggctggggatggggctcagtgccgctgagttcaacccccagtaccaaaaaaaaaaaaaaaaaaaaaagagagagagagagaaagagaaaaaccagGGCTCTCTTTCCTTGTACACAGAGGAAAGGCCCTGGGAGAACATGGAAAGAAGAccgccatctgcaagccaggaggAGCGGTTGCACCAGAAGCCAACCCTGCCAGCTGGGTACAGGGACACACACCTgggatcccagctacttgggggggctgagccaggaggatgtCAAATTCTACTAGTCtagccaacttagcaagactctgctcacaataaaaaataaaaagggttgggactggggttgtggctcagtggtggagcgcttgcctagcatgcctgggCCCTGggatcgatcctcagcaccacatataaagaaagaaaataaaggtccatcaacaactaaaaaatgtatttggtggggggacacagttcagtgacagagcacccctgggttcaagctctggTCCAGATGAAGCAGGGGACCAAGCCCGCTGGTCCCTTGATTCtgaactcccagcctccagaagtgaGAAAATCGCCTGCGTGTGGAAGCCAGGTGGTCTAGAGCACTCCACCAGGGCAGCCCGAGCAACTAACAAGAAGTCTGGATTTTCCTCTCACAGACTCCCATGTGCTCAGTCCCCTCCTCCCCAGGGAGACAGATTCCAGAGAAGGGACAGCAGTTCATTCCAACGTTTTCTCTAACTCTTCCCCTGCCCATACTCCTGGGTCCCCCTGAGATTCCTGCCCTCTCACCAGTGTCACCAAGCTCCCCTAGAGGAGGCGGAGGAAGCTTCCAGGCTTCTTTCTCCCCAAGGTCATTCTCCACAAGGTCATTCTCCACCCACAGACCCTACCTGCCACCACTGGGCTGAGGGTTCTCCTAGGAGCAGGATGGAAAGAGCCCAGATCCTGGTGCCAGAGTGCTTGGGTTCCAATTGCAGCTCTGACCCTGGGTGGCTGGGTGGCCCACAGCAAGCTACTCAGCCTTCCCATTTGGTCActtgtaaaatgggataataacaGCGCCCGCCTAACAGGGCTGCCGCGTGCAAGGGCTGCTGGCGTCCGTATTGGTGAGGCAGCCACCTCTCACGGGTGCCGCGTGTGCCAGCCGCCACCCCTCTCGGGGCTGTGCCCTACTTTACAGAGCGCAGGGGACAGGTCGGCTAGTGAGCTCTGGCTGCCTTGGGATGGGCGGCTCCTGGATCCCAGAGCCCCCAAAGCCCAGGCGGGTGGGGCGCAGCGTGCTCGAGAAGCGGTTGGAGGGAGGCGGCGCCTGCGCGGGGCTGGCGCTCACCGTCAGGGTGTCCTGCTGCTGCAGCATGGCGCGCACGCTCAGGGCCGTGGTCTGCTCGGTGTCCTGGATGGCTCTCACCAGCTCGTCGCTAAGCTTGCTGAGGAAGTGCTTGTGGTGGCACATCTCCTGGAGCAAGCTCCGCTGGTTCCTGAGCATCGCCTGCGGGGAGCGGACAGCGAAGGGAGGCGGCGCTGCTGGAGCTGCGGGAACCTGGGCTCCGCTCCCTGCCGCCATCGCCCGCCCCCTGCGGCCTCCCTGGGTGAAGGCCGCCGAGCTGGGCGGCGGTGGTTCACATTGTCTGCGGTCCGCGCCTGGAAGGGGGCGCTGCGGGTGTCCCCTGCACCCGTTCCGAAATGCACACTTTCCCATCATCACACCTCTGAAGTGGGCATGCATCTTAGAGGTGGTGGCATGTCACCACTAATTGGCAAACAGTTCATTAgtgactaaataaaataaaggtgcacTTATTATCGACGGTTTTTAACATCGCGGGCCTACTTCTGCCAGGAAAGCCACGGAGCCCTGCTCTGCAGGTGGCACGTGGGATCAGTTCAACCTACAGCAGCCCTGTTCACTGGTAAGCGAAGGTTCActaagttcagagaggttaagtgatttgctcAATGTCACACAGCCAAGAAATGCTAGTACTGGCATTGGCAAGGGTGACTTCTGAGTCCCAGTGTCTTTCCACTACACTAAGGTAAGAACTGCGTGGGCTTAATACTTCAAGAAGTGGCCGAAACACTTCTTGTAGTGACTATGACTTAGATGTTAGGTTGAGACATACCTTGTTCAAGTCCCATCTCTGCCACTTACCTTCTCGGGGAATCTAGACATGTTAATTAACCTTCTAAAACTTGGTTATGCTCATTCTAAAGCTGCTAGTAACTAATACCTGCTTCAGAGAACTGCTGTCAAACATAaaggaagccaggtgtggtgcacacctgtaatcccagcaacacccaggaggctgaggctgaaggatccGAAGTctgagttcagcctcagcaacttagtgaggccctaaacaatttagtgagaccctgtctcaaaaaaataaataaataaaaataaaaagggctggtgatgcaGCAGCTCAGTGACAAatcacccctgaattcaatccccaatatcccaCCCccccaagaaaagaaagaagataaattcGCCGTCAAGTCACTCAGTGGCAGCGCCCGGGGCACTCATGGTCAATATTGGTAACAGCCTTTGGCTTGGGGCCTCCAGCCCTGGTACAACTATTTCTCTCTCTTacagcctcctcttcctcctgtgtTCCCTGTCCTTTGCCAGAAATGACCCCTTCCTGGCCCTGGGTGCCTGTACCCCTGGCATGACAAAGTAACAATGCTAGCTGTACTTCACACCAGTCACCTCGCAGCAGTCCTGAAGGGGACTATTATTAGCCCCACTTTGTAAAGTGGAACCCACGGACCAGATTCAGTAGCACACCCAAGGTCACATATAGCACAGCAGAACTGTTGTCCTCAAAGTCTGGGCTGCTAGCCACTCTGCCATCT
The Sciurus carolinensis chromosome 2, mSciCar1.2, whole genome shotgun sequence DNA segment above includes these coding regions:
- the C2H20orf96 gene encoding uncharacterized protein C20orf96 homolog isoform X1 produces the protein MANDFRRRSRSGGQSTPKFHVLWSKQNIKSSTLPPLGQASIHTKSKTKTLTKVQSAVFHKPSVLMTNPPKGPEDLHQREKFNPRKTHAKVRFMRAMLRNQRSLLQEMCHHKHFLSKLSDELVRAIQDTEQTTALSVRAMLQQQDTLTSIIDILECSNRKRLQQLKSELEDWEHKEESKISSLVLQVEQLNAKVQKTQEEVNFLSTYMDHEYPVRSVHIANLARQLQQAKDDQQDELDNLSEMRRMVLESLSNKILEKKKKILRSLAKRTLHPHEEALLHKVQDSQLRQRGRSTVTEFIEGLKERLPVLRTEAEELRAQMQDPREVVFKDVLLWRPNAYEEPGTVQMKVALGPATMASWREPDISGQ
- the C2H20orf96 gene encoding uncharacterized protein C20orf96 homolog isoform X2; translated protein: MANDFRRRSRSGGQSTPKFHVLWSKQNIKSSTLPPLGQASIHTKSKTKTLTKVQSVFHKPSVLMTNPPKGPEDLHQREKFNPRKTHAKVRFMRAMLRNQRSLLQEMCHHKHFLSKLSDELVRAIQDTEQTTALSVRAMLQQQDTLTSIIDILECSNRKRLQQLKSELEDWEHKEESKISSLVLQVEQLNAKVQKTQEEVNFLSTYMDHEYPVRSVHIANLARQLQQAKDDQQDELDNLSEMRRMVLESLSNKILEKKKKILRSLAKRTLHPHEEALLHKVQDSQLRQRGRSTVTEFIEGLKERLPVLRTEAEELRAQMQDPREVVFKDVLLWRPNAYEEPGTVQMKVALGPATMASWREPDISGQ
- the C2H20orf96 gene encoding uncharacterized protein C20orf96 homolog isoform X5; amino-acid sequence: MANDFRRRSRSGGQSTPKFHVLWSKQNIKSSTLPPLGQASIHTKSKTKTLTKVQSVFHKPSVLMTNPPKGPEDLHQREKFNPRKTHAKVRFMRAMLRNQRSLLQEMCHHKHFLSKLSDELVRAIQDTEQTTALSVRAMLQQQDTLTSIIDILECSNRKRLQQLKSELEDWEHKEESKISSLVLQVEQLNAKVQKTQEEVNFLSTYMDHEYPVRSVHIANLARQLQQAKDDQQDELDNLSEMRRMVLESLSNKILEKKKKILRSLAKRTLHPHEEALLHKVQDSQLRQRGRSTVTEFIEGLKERLPVLRTEAEELRAQMQDPREVVFKDVLLWRPKCTPDMDVILNLPEEELLPF
- the C2H20orf96 gene encoding uncharacterized protein C20orf96 homolog isoform X3, which codes for MANDFRRRSRSGGQSTPKFHVLWSKQNIKSSTLPPLGQASIHTKSKTKTLTKVQSAVFHKPSVLMTNPPKGPEDLHQREKFNPRKTHAKVRFMRAMLRNQRSLLQEMCHHKHFLSKLSDELVRAIQDTEQTTALSVRAMLQQQDTLTSIIDILECSNRKRLQQLKSELEDWEHKEESKISSLVLQVEQLNAKVQKTQEEVNFLSTYMDHEYPVRSVHIANLARQLQQAKDDQQDELDNLSEMRRMVLESLSNKILEKKKKILRSLAKRTLHPHEEALLHKVQDSQLRQRGRSTVTEFIEGLKERLPVLRTEAEELRAQMQDPREVVFKDVLLWRPKCTPDMDVILNLPEEELLPF
- the C2H20orf96 gene encoding uncharacterized protein C20orf96 homolog isoform X4 — its product is MANDFRRRSRSGGQSTPKFHVLWSKQNIKSSTLPPLGQASIHTKSKTKTLTKVQSAVFHKPSVLMTNPPKGPEDLHQREKFNPRKTHAKVRFMRAMLRNQRSLLQEMCHHKHFLSKLSDELVRAIQDTEQTTALSVRAMLQQQDTLTSIIDILECSNRKRLQQLKSELEDWEHKEESKISSLVLQVEQLNAKVQKTQEEVNFLSTYMDHEYPVRSVHIANLARQLQQAKDDQQDELDNLSEMRRMVLESLSNKILEKKKKILRSLAKRTLHPHEEALLHKVQDSQLRQRGRSTVTEMHPRHGRHPQPPRRGATPLLDSSTATPPLLPSSQHLEP